The Shewanella sp. KX20019 genome window below encodes:
- the adk gene encoding adenylate kinase has protein sequence MRIMLLGAPGAGKGTQAQFIMEKYGIPQISTGDMLRAAVKAGTPLGLEAKKVMDAGQLVSDELIIGLVKERVAQDDCADGFLLDGFPRTIPQADAMAVGGIAIDHVVEIDVPDEEIVKRMGGRRVHPGSGRVYHIVFNQPKVEGKDDVTGEDLAIRPDDEETTVRKRLDIYHEQTKPLVEYYGAVAAKGEATYNKFDGTQSVAKVSEEIVAALS, from the coding sequence ATGCGCATTATGCTATTAGGTGCCCCAGGTGCCGGTAAAGGTACCCAAGCCCAATTCATCATGGAAAAGTACGGTATTCCTCAAATTTCAACAGGTGACATGCTGCGCGCTGCAGTTAAAGCGGGCACTCCACTTGGCTTAGAAGCAAAAAAAGTGATGGATGCAGGTCAACTGGTATCTGACGAGTTAATTATTGGTCTTGTGAAAGAGCGTGTTGCACAAGATGATTGCGCAGATGGATTCCTATTAGATGGTTTTCCACGCACAATTCCTCAAGCTGATGCGATGGCTGTTGGTGGCATTGCTATCGATCATGTCGTTGAAATTGACGTGCCTGACGAAGAGATCGTTAAGCGCATGGGCGGCCGTCGAGTTCACCCAGGTTCTGGCCGTGTTTATCATATCGTCTTTAACCAACCAAAGGTTGAAGGTAAAGATGATGTTACTGGCGAAGACTTAGCTATTCGTCCAGATGATGAAGAAACAACAGTGCGTAAACGTCTTGATATCTACCATGAGCAAACAAAGCCATTGGTTGAATATTACGGTGCGGTTGCAGCGAAAGGTGAAGCGACTTATAACAAGTTTGATGGCACTCAGTCTGTTGCTAAAGTTAGCGAAGAAATTGTTGCAGCACTTAGCTAA
- a CDS encoding BatD family protein, producing the protein MRLTDHSTLLLKLCCYLCLVFSISANATSYRAQWIIDSQKPLESRMKNTLWLAVISDEPIAARMVVEPIKVKHFFIEKAKSGPIYTTRVINGLRKHVAQVKYDIYPAKAGEFALPATKVTLGKGEGASIIYADTQQFNVVGQPEKARGLIVTSSLTLSQKLSDIELIAGGAVSREVSMKVADLPGYLIAELPLSVTDSASSQFVTMANSVTSSASFRGTVTGKRESELLYRFTVEGQYQLPQISVSWWDPIKQQVEYSVLPAVDVTVRPAPSLPMKQRVSFWLSSLVDVIQAYQQYFAVAFAAILLVFWQRRWFVGLFNLGLTEVKVAASLPLSQLLILTIKAVFCSKQKLPALYTCWTELLSKSLQIEARQLQSLFCYQISGSVKVRRRLLLGQMIHINWLFYYQGFQLQPLNPR; encoded by the coding sequence ATGCGCTTAACCGACCACTCAACCTTATTACTCAAGCTTTGTTGTTACCTATGCTTGGTATTCAGTATATCGGCCAATGCCACAAGTTATCGCGCTCAATGGATTATCGATAGCCAAAAGCCGTTAGAATCTCGGATGAAGAATACCTTGTGGTTAGCCGTTATTAGCGATGAACCGATAGCCGCTAGAATGGTGGTTGAACCGATTAAAGTGAAGCACTTTTTTATCGAAAAAGCGAAATCGGGGCCTATTTATACCACTCGTGTCATTAACGGTCTGCGAAAGCATGTCGCTCAAGTGAAATACGATATTTATCCTGCAAAAGCAGGTGAATTTGCGTTACCCGCCACTAAAGTGACGCTTGGTAAAGGGGAAGGCGCAAGCATCATCTATGCTGACACTCAGCAGTTTAATGTTGTCGGCCAGCCAGAAAAAGCACGCGGCCTGATAGTTACCTCATCATTAACCTTATCGCAAAAGCTGTCAGACATTGAGCTTATTGCTGGTGGCGCAGTGAGTCGTGAAGTATCCATGAAAGTGGCTGACTTGCCGGGGTATTTGATTGCAGAGCTTCCTTTATCAGTTACAGACTCAGCGAGTAGTCAGTTTGTGACGATGGCAAATAGTGTCACCAGTAGTGCCTCTTTTAGAGGGACAGTGACGGGGAAGAGAGAAAGTGAGCTGCTCTACCGATTTACAGTTGAAGGTCAATATCAGCTGCCTCAAATATCTGTTAGTTGGTGGGATCCAATTAAGCAGCAGGTGGAATACAGTGTTTTACCAGCAGTCGATGTAACGGTTAGGCCAGCGCCGTCCTTGCCGATGAAACAAAGGGTCAGCTTCTGGCTGTCGAGCCTTGTTGATGTGATTCAAGCCTATCAGCAGTATTTTGCGGTGGCGTTCGCGGCAATATTGTTGGTATTTTGGCAAAGACGTTGGTTTGTCGGCTTGTTTAATCTAGGGCTAACTGAGGTAAAAGTCGCGGCATCATTACCCTTGAGTCAGCTGCTTATTTTGACGATAAAAGCCGTTTTTTGCTCCAAGCAAAAGCTACCTGCGTTATACACATGTTGGACAGAACTTCTGTCTAAATCATTACAAATTGAAGCTCGGCAATTGCAGTCATTATTCTGTTATCAAATATCTGGCTCAGTTAAGGTTCGACGCCGGCTCCTACTTGGGCAAATGATCCATATTAATTGGTTATTCTATTATCAAGGTTTTCAACTGCAACCGCTTAACCCTAGGTAG
- the recR gene encoding recombination mediator RecR, translating into MKFSPLVDELIQSLKCLPGVGPKSAQRMAFQLLERDRKAGSKLADSLGKAMSEVGHCQSCRTFTEETYCPICVSTKRGHSSTICVVETPADALAIEAGGHFSGRYFVLLGHLSPLDGVGPDELGLALLETHLVSGEVSELILATNPTVEGDATAHYIADMAKNHELAVSRIAHGVPVGGELEYVDSTTLALSFNGRLPI; encoded by the coding sequence ATGAAATTTAGTCCTCTTGTTGATGAGTTGATCCAGTCACTTAAATGCTTACCTGGTGTCGGGCCAAAATCAGCACAGCGCATGGCATTTCAGCTATTAGAACGTGACCGCAAGGCGGGAAGTAAGCTTGCTGATTCGCTCGGTAAAGCGATGTCTGAAGTTGGCCATTGTCAGTCTTGCCGTACCTTTACCGAAGAAACTTACTGCCCAATTTGTGTTAGCACCAAGCGTGGCCATTCAAGTACTATTTGTGTTGTCGAAACCCCCGCAGATGCATTAGCAATCGAGGCTGGTGGCCATTTTAGTGGCCGTTACTTTGTTTTGCTTGGGCACTTGTCACCACTCGATGGCGTCGGGCCAGATGAATTGGGGCTTGCACTGTTGGAAACCCATTTAGTCTCGGGTGAGGTCAGTGAACTTATTTTGGCAACCAACCCAACGGTTGAAGGCGATGCCACTGCCCATTATATTGCGGATATGGCGAAGAACCATGAATTGGCTGTTAGCCGCATTGCCCACGGTGTACCTGTGGGCGGCGAGCTTGAATATGTCGATAGCACCACCTTAGCCCTGTCATTTAACGGGCGCTTGCCGATTTAA
- a CDS encoding VWA domain-containing protein: MLTFSSPWLACLLLLPIIALLLPKHRTQLSAIRFSRFEQLASLSTHKPTQGAVVLRRLFWQRSLAALTYIALVIAAMRPIWLDEPFTLDKVGREMMVAVDLSGSMEAGDFVDLQGDKTRRIDGVKSLLLDFLAQRASDRIGLIAFGDAAYLQAPFTEDKGTLSLLLKEMDVRMAGAGTALGDAIGVAVNHFSHSDTDNKVLLLLTDGNDTSSEFPPLEAARYAAQQGIVIYPIAIGDPANVGEDSLDIEMLQQIAEITHGQVFEAQDGKAFTQVYNIIETLEPQVFDSFTIRPEKQLYFWPLLIVVGLNLAALIMATWSARRKRGKHE, encoded by the coding sequence ATGTTAACGTTCAGCAGCCCTTGGCTAGCATGCCTACTGTTATTACCTATCATTGCATTGCTGCTGCCAAAACACCGTACTCAGTTATCTGCCATTCGTTTTTCTAGGTTTGAGCAACTTGCCAGTTTAAGTACTCATAAACCGACCCAAGGTGCCGTGGTATTAAGACGATTATTTTGGCAAAGAAGCCTCGCGGCGTTGACCTATATAGCTTTAGTTATCGCTGCAATGCGACCGATATGGCTCGATGAACCTTTCACCCTAGATAAAGTCGGGCGAGAGATGATGGTTGCGGTAGATTTGTCAGGCTCGATGGAAGCCGGTGACTTTGTCGATTTACAAGGTGACAAGACTCGACGTATAGATGGCGTAAAGTCACTATTACTGGATTTTTTAGCGCAAAGAGCATCAGATCGTATCGGATTAATCGCTTTTGGTGATGCAGCATATCTGCAGGCGCCATTTACCGAAGATAAGGGCACCTTGAGTTTATTGCTTAAAGAGATGGATGTCCGCATGGCTGGCGCTGGCACCGCACTTGGCGATGCTATCGGTGTGGCGGTTAATCACTTCTCTCACTCAGACACTGACAATAAAGTGTTGCTGTTGCTTACCGATGGCAATGATACCAGCAGCGAGTTTCCCCCACTGGAAGCGGCTCGTTACGCCGCGCAGCAGGGTATTGTTATTTACCCTATCGCTATCGGAGACCCTGCTAATGTAGGTGAAGATAGTCTCGATATCGAGATGTTGCAGCAGATTGCTGAAATAACCCATGGGCAGGTATTTGAGGCGCAAGATGGCAAAGCCTTTACGCAAGTCTACAACATCATTGAGACGTTAGAGCCGCAGGTTTTTGATAGCTTTACTATACGCCCGGAGAAACAGTTATATTTTTGGCCATTGTTAATCGTTGTAGGGTTAAATCTCGCCGCGCTGATCATGGCAACATGGAGCGCGCGAAGAAAGAGAGGCAAGCATGAGTGA
- a CDS encoding inosine/guanosine kinase codes for MKFPGQRKSKHYFPVKNRDPLLAQLIQQPQPISTYVSGIDQTLVDIEAKVEDELLSRYDLPKGNSTLIDDDKAHALYTELKERELVSDEFAGGTIGNTVHNYSILADDRSVLFGVMSQNIEIGSYAYRYLCNTSSKVDLNQLQPVAGPIGRCFTLISECGERTFAISKGSMDKLTPEYIDKDIVQGGSALILTAYLMRASGEDKITDAAMKAIEYAKAAEVPVVLTLGTRFLIEEDPQWWQRFIKEHVTILAMNEDEGEALTGFKDPLQASEAALEWCDMVLTTAGPLGLYTAGYTEDSEKRETSHTLLPGAIPEFNRYEFSRPKLKADCESPLKVYAHISPYMGGPEKIRNTNGAGDGALAALLHDLASNRFHKTNVPGSSKHNRDGLCYSSFSQICKYANRVAYEVLAQHSPRLSRGLPEREDSLEESYWER; via the coding sequence ATGAAGTTTCCAGGTCAGCGTAAGTCTAAACATTATTTTCCGGTCAAAAATCGCGATCCGTTATTAGCACAGTTGATCCAACAGCCTCAGCCTATCTCTACTTATGTGTCAGGTATAGACCAAACATTGGTAGATATTGAAGCGAAGGTGGAAGATGAGTTACTCAGTCGTTATGACTTACCTAAGGGTAATTCGACCTTGATAGATGATGACAAGGCACATGCCTTGTACACTGAATTGAAAGAGCGAGAGCTGGTTAGTGATGAGTTTGCTGGTGGCACCATAGGTAACACGGTACACAATTACTCCATTCTTGCTGATGACCGCTCTGTGTTATTTGGCGTTATGAGTCAAAATATCGAAATTGGCAGCTACGCTTATCGATACCTCTGCAACACTTCATCAAAGGTTGATTTAAACCAGTTGCAGCCTGTTGCAGGTCCAATTGGCCGCTGTTTCACATTGATCTCTGAGTGCGGCGAAAGAACGTTTGCGATTAGTAAAGGCTCAATGGATAAACTGACACCTGAATATATTGATAAAGATATTGTACAGGGCGGTTCGGCACTCATTTTGACAGCTTACCTTATGCGTGCCAGTGGTGAAGATAAAATTACCGATGCGGCAATGAAGGCCATAGAATACGCAAAAGCGGCTGAAGTTCCTGTGGTATTAACCTTGGGCACTCGCTTCCTAATTGAAGAGGATCCACAGTGGTGGCAGCGCTTTATTAAAGAGCATGTGACCATTTTGGCCATGAATGAGGATGAAGGTGAGGCACTCACTGGATTTAAAGACCCCCTACAAGCCAGTGAAGCAGCGTTAGAATGGTGTGACATGGTGTTGACTACAGCAGGACCGTTAGGGCTTTATACTGCCGGATATACTGAAGACTCTGAAAAGCGTGAGACCAGTCATACGTTGCTCCCTGGTGCTATCCCTGAGTTTAACCGCTATGAGTTCTCTCGCCCTAAGCTGAAAGCCGACTGTGAGTCCCCGCTTAAAGTGTATGCACACATCTCTCCGTATATGGGTGGCCCAGAAAAAATCCGTAATACGAACGGCGCCGGCGATGGTGCATTAGCCGCATTACTGCATGATCTAGCATCTAATCGATTCCACAAGACCAATGTGCCGGGATCAAGTAAGCATAATCGTGATGGTCTGTGTTACTCATCATTCTCGCAGATCTGTAAATATGCTAATCGCGTTGCTTATGAAGTCTTAGCGCAACACAGCCCTCGATTATCTCGTGGTTTACCTGAACGTGAAGATAGCCTAGAAGAGTCATACTGGGAAAGATAA
- a CDS encoding co-chaperone YbbN: MENILELTKDNIQQVVDASMEQVIVLAFWASKSPESLTLMQTLESLSQQQNGRFVLAKVNCEAEMEIANYFQIQNLPTTLVLHEGKPIDGFAGVQDAAQITEMLDKHLPAAWQLKLNQARVFLSEQNAIGALPLLKEAYAEQPIAEIALALADVYLSLGALEDAQTLLASVGLADQDGYYQTLKAKFALALDAADTPEIRKLQTDFEQSPNDFDALLALAKALHQAKRNDEALALLFTPLQKDLTAQEGKVKVLFLEILTALGQANSLAKQYRRKLYTLLY, from the coding sequence ATGGAAAATATTCTAGAACTGACTAAAGACAACATTCAGCAAGTCGTCGATGCTTCAATGGAGCAGGTGATTGTATTAGCGTTTTGGGCCAGTAAAAGTCCTGAAAGCTTAACGCTAATGCAAACACTTGAGAGTCTTTCTCAGCAGCAAAACGGTCGATTTGTGTTAGCCAAAGTAAATTGCGAAGCTGAAATGGAGATAGCCAACTATTTCCAGATCCAAAATTTGCCAACCACCTTAGTTTTGCATGAAGGTAAACCTATTGATGGTTTTGCTGGCGTGCAAGATGCGGCGCAGATCACTGAAATGCTCGATAAGCATTTGCCGGCGGCTTGGCAGTTAAAACTTAACCAAGCCAGGGTGTTTTTATCTGAGCAAAATGCCATTGGTGCGTTGCCGTTGCTGAAAGAGGCTTATGCTGAACAGCCCATTGCTGAAATTGCGCTTGCTTTAGCGGATGTGTATCTGTCGCTAGGTGCTTTAGAAGATGCGCAAACACTACTCGCTAGTGTGGGGCTTGCAGATCAAGATGGCTATTATCAGACTTTAAAGGCCAAGTTTGCGCTCGCACTCGATGCGGCTGATACGCCTGAGATCAGAAAGTTGCAAACTGACTTTGAGCAATCACCAAATGACTTTGACGCTTTGCTGGCGCTTGCCAAAGCACTGCATCAGGCAAAACGTAATGACGAAGCACTGGCCTTGTTATTTACACCTTTGCAGAAAGATCTTACTGCGCAGGAGGGTAAAGTAAAAGTGTTATTCTTAGAGATCTTAACCGCTTTAGGCCAAGCAAATAGCTTAGCGAAACAGTATCGCCGTAAACTTTACACCTTACTTTATTGA
- the htpG gene encoding molecular chaperone HtpG has protein sequence MSQQETHGFQTEVKQLLHLMIHSLYSNKEIFLRELVSNAADAADKLRYEALTNNDLYEGEGDLRVRISADKEKGTITIEDNGIGMTRDGVIEHLGTIAKSGTADFFKNLSGDDSKDSQLIGQFGVGFYSAFIVADKVTVRTRAAGHSSDEGVLWESAGEGDFTVDTITKQSRGTEITLHLKDDEKEFVDDYRLRSIVTKYSDHISVAVEMFEEGTPAVEATEDSEAVTATEGSWKPMNKATALWTRNKSDVTKEEYQEFYKHISHDYTDPLVWSHNRVEGKQEYTSLLYIPAKAPFDMWNRDRKHGLKLFVQRVFVMDDAEQFMPSYLRFVQGLIDSNDLPLNVSREILQDNKVTTSLRTAVTKRVLGMLEKLAKNDAEKYQSFWAEFGQILKEGPAEDFANKERIAGLLRFASTHTGEATPNVSLAEYVERMQEGQTKIYYIVADSHEAAANSPHLELLRKKGIEVLLMSERIDEWLINHLTEFDGKQMHSVTRGDLELGELEDAGEKEAQEKLETESEGLVKRVKDSLGDKVSAVKVTTRLTDTPACVVAGEGEMSSQMIKLMQAAGQAVPESKPTFELNPEHPLVARLNDEQDEEAFAQWSDLLLQQALLSEKGSLADPSAFIKLMNQMLLANAK, from the coding sequence ATGTCACAACAAGAGACTCATGGCTTTCAAACTGAAGTCAAACAACTACTACATTTGATGATCCACTCTTTATATTCAAATAAAGAAATTTTCTTGCGCGAACTAGTCTCTAATGCCGCAGATGCCGCAGATAAGTTGCGCTACGAAGCCTTAACCAATAACGACCTTTACGAAGGTGAAGGCGATCTACGTGTTCGCATCAGTGCTGATAAAGAAAAAGGCACGATTACCATTGAAGACAATGGTATTGGTATGACTCGTGATGGCGTAATTGAACATTTAGGTACGATTGCTAAATCAGGCACGGCTGACTTCTTTAAAAATCTATCTGGTGATGATTCAAAAGACTCGCAGTTGATTGGTCAGTTTGGTGTTGGTTTCTACTCTGCATTTATTGTGGCTGACAAAGTGACTGTGCGTACTCGTGCTGCGGGCCATAGCAGTGATGAAGGTGTGCTTTGGGAATCAGCCGGTGAAGGTGACTTCACCGTTGACACTATTACTAAGCAATCTCGTGGTACTGAAATTACCCTGCATTTGAAAGATGATGAAAAAGAGTTTGTTGATGATTATCGTCTGCGCTCTATCGTGACTAAATACTCAGATCATATCTCTGTTGCCGTTGAGATGTTTGAAGAGGGCACGCCAGCAGTTGAAGCGACTGAAGACAGCGAAGCTGTTACTGCAACTGAAGGCAGCTGGAAGCCAATGAACAAGGCAACAGCGCTTTGGACACGTAACAAGAGTGACGTGACTAAAGAGGAGTACCAAGAGTTCTATAAGCATATTTCTCACGATTACACTGATCCGCTAGTGTGGAGCCACAACCGTGTTGAAGGTAAGCAGGAATACACTAGCTTACTTTATATCCCGGCTAAAGCGCCATTTGACATGTGGAACCGTGATCGTAAGCACGGCTTAAAACTGTTTGTACAACGCGTATTTGTGATGGATGACGCTGAGCAGTTTATGCCTAGCTACCTGCGTTTTGTGCAAGGTTTGATTGACTCAAACGATCTGCCACTAAACGTATCCCGTGAAATCCTACAAGACAATAAAGTGACCACATCACTACGAACCGCGGTGACTAAGCGCGTTTTGGGCATGCTTGAAAAGCTTGCTAAAAATGATGCTGAAAAATATCAATCGTTCTGGGCTGAATTTGGCCAAATCTTGAAAGAGGGTCCTGCTGAAGATTTTGCTAACAAAGAACGTATTGCAGGTCTGTTACGTTTTGCTTCAACCCATACCGGCGAAGCAACACCAAATGTATCTCTTGCTGAGTACGTTGAGCGCATGCAGGAAGGTCAAACTAAGATCTACTACATCGTAGCCGATAGCCATGAAGCAGCTGCCAATAGCCCGCATCTAGAATTGCTGCGTAAAAAAGGCATTGAAGTATTATTAATGTCTGAGCGTATCGATGAGTGGTTGATAAACCATCTTACTGAGTTTGATGGCAAGCAGATGCACTCTGTTACTCGCGGCGACCTAGAGTTAGGTGAATTAGAAGATGCTGGTGAGAAAGAGGCACAGGAAAAGCTTGAAACAGAATCTGAAGGCCTAGTTAAGCGTGTTAAAGACAGCTTAGGTGACAAAGTGTCTGCAGTTAAAGTGACCACGCGTTTAACTGATACACCAGCGTGCGTTGTTGCGGGTGAAGGCGAAATGTCTAGCCAAATGATTAAGCTGATGCAAGCTGCGGGTCAAGCTGTTCCTGAGTCAAAGCCAACATTTGAGCTAAACCCAGAGCATCCTCTTGTTGCCCGTCTTAACGACGAGCAAGACGAAGAGGCATTCGCGCAGTGGTCAGATCTTTTACTGCAGCAGGCATTATTGTCTGAAAAAGGCAGCTTAGCAGACCCATCAGCGTTCATTAAATTGATGAACCAGATGTTGTTAGCCAACGCTAAGTAA
- the hemH gene encoding ferrochelatase — translation MSDTTSPFGVLLVNLGTPDSPTAPDVKKFLKQFLSDPRVVDISPWIWKPILNGIILNTRPAKVAKLYESIWWEQGSPLMVISQRQREKLAQSLHNSFGFKVPVELGMSYGNPSLESGLDSLKSQGVKKIFVLPLYAQYSCSTVAPVFDAISDLHRTKRDFPELRINKDYFAHPAYIAALAESVKQHWQSKGQGDVLLMSFHGVPVRYVTEGDPYQMQCQKTAELVADSLGLTAEQWRICFQSQFGKEQWLTPATDKLLETLPAEGVKSVDIMCPAFSSDCLETLEEISEEGKASFIAAGGERYEFIACLNDSNPHISLLTQIVEQQSLGWY, via the coding sequence GTGAGCGACACAACCTCCCCATTTGGTGTTTTGTTAGTTAATCTTGGCACGCCAGATTCTCCAACAGCGCCAGACGTTAAAAAATTCCTCAAGCAGTTCCTTAGTGATCCACGTGTGGTAGATATCTCTCCTTGGATCTGGAAGCCCATTCTTAATGGTATAATTTTAAATACTCGCCCAGCGAAAGTCGCCAAGCTCTATGAGTCTATTTGGTGGGAGCAAGGTTCGCCGTTAATGGTAATAAGCCAGCGGCAGCGCGAAAAACTAGCGCAATCTCTGCACAACAGTTTTGGCTTTAAAGTGCCGGTCGAGTTAGGCATGAGTTATGGTAATCCGTCACTAGAATCAGGTCTTGATAGCTTAAAGTCGCAAGGTGTTAAAAAGATTTTCGTACTGCCTCTTTACGCGCAATATTCTTGCTCTACTGTTGCGCCAGTGTTCGACGCGATTAGCGATCTACATAGAACTAAACGCGATTTTCCAGAGCTTAGGATCAACAAAGACTATTTTGCTCATCCAGCCTATATTGCCGCACTTGCTGAATCCGTTAAGCAACACTGGCAGAGTAAGGGGCAGGGTGATGTATTACTGATGTCGTTTCATGGCGTGCCCGTTCGTTATGTCACCGAAGGCGATCCTTATCAAATGCAGTGCCAAAAAACAGCGGAACTGGTGGCTGATTCGCTAGGATTAACGGCTGAGCAGTGGCGGATCTGTTTTCAATCTCAGTTTGGAAAAGAGCAATGGTTAACGCCGGCAACTGACAAACTGTTGGAAACTCTCCCAGCTGAAGGGGTGAAATCTGTCGATATCATGTGTCCGGCTTTTTCTTCTGATTGCTTGGAAACGCTGGAAGAGATCTCTGAAGAGGGCAAAGCGTCGTTTATAGCGGCAGGCGGTGAGCGCTATGAGTTTATTGCTTGTTTAAATGACTCAAATCCGCATATCAGCTTGCTAACGCAAATTGTTGAGCAACAATCCTTAGGTTGGTACTAA
- a CDS encoding DUF4381 family protein, with product MTGSAQSSGQVVEFGSHLIKRAQWQTAPDAISWWPETPLWTAIFITIVACIIGWTILSGYRFLQKAYVRQTRRHFIEFDSSNDLVGMADLLKRFSQQHWPLQSLSALDTREFSKCVVELTATVRAPRRSRVAPMDFALLESAMCALLSNSYQQNPELEPMQRQLIKKWFEEITC from the coding sequence ATGACGGGATCGGCACAATCTTCAGGACAGGTGGTCGAATTTGGCTCACACCTGATCAAAAGAGCTCAATGGCAAACAGCGCCAGACGCAATTTCTTGGTGGCCAGAGACGCCTTTATGGACAGCCATCTTTATCACTATAGTGGCCTGTATTATTGGCTGGACAATACTAAGTGGCTATCGTTTTTTGCAAAAAGCCTACGTACGCCAAACACGGCGTCATTTTATTGAATTTGACAGCAGCAACGATCTGGTTGGAATGGCAGATTTACTGAAGCGCTTTAGCCAGCAACATTGGCCATTGCAGTCGCTGTCAGCTTTAGATACAAGGGAGTTTTCTAAATGTGTTGTCGAGTTAACCGCTACTGTAAGGGCACCTCGGAGATCTCGCGTCGCGCCCATGGATTTTGCCCTGCTTGAATCTGCCATGTGTGCACTGCTAAGCAACAGTTACCAACAAAACCCCGAGCTTGAGCCAATGCAACGGCAACTTATCAAAAAATGGTTTGAGGAGATAACATGTTAA
- a CDS encoding VWA domain-containing protein → MSEFHLIRPWALLALIPYLYWLWLSHRAKRHTQTKLPLAAHLAPYLNTGHQGGKRFSPMQLLPMVMGIMIVIVSGPAWQPEEGSLAKNRSPLIFVIDLSSSMAQSDIAPSRIESAKHKLTRLLANKNDGLVGAWVYAGSGHQLIPPTEDREVLTVYLQSLNTRLVPRQGKDIATVLSQLKQQQNTQSVPASIVVISDSIDNEARQAILAYEKDSHDQLLLWKFGFASSMSSPRGIELLQMTADDTDIEAIISWVNQFSFFDPEDTNIVWAEAGYWLVFPTLLLSLLWFRRGWSIHWVGVILLLPLLSMAPTSEANAQGAAKVAVGEINNCDNLFMRLLMTPDQQGQWFYQRQDFSCAANSFVDPQWKVEALMRSNQWEWALTMLNTQPDSLTRRFNIGMSYLHLARFRSAQRWFQQVLLLEPEHPQATYNLTVLDDIFELMEQRAQGQGTAGEDMTADVIDSLQEDMQIDEPAEKIELVNSADLIAEEHLTKIWLEQVKRDPAVFLRNKFTLQLQKDETDSSRTPQKTDAQALTGGL, encoded by the coding sequence ATGAGTGAATTTCATCTTATTCGGCCATGGGCACTGTTGGCGCTTATTCCTTACCTCTATTGGTTGTGGCTTAGCCACAGAGCAAAGCGACATACTCAAACTAAATTACCCTTGGCTGCGCACTTAGCCCCTTATTTAAATACTGGTCATCAAGGGGGAAAGCGGTTTTCCCCTATGCAGTTATTGCCCATGGTTATGGGGATTATGATTGTTATTGTGAGTGGTCCAGCTTGGCAGCCAGAGGAGGGAAGCTTGGCTAAAAATAGGTCGCCGCTCATCTTTGTCATCGATCTTTCCAGCTCGATGGCGCAGTCAGATATCGCCCCCAGTCGAATCGAAAGTGCTAAGCATAAATTGACGAGGTTACTTGCGAATAAAAATGATGGCTTAGTTGGGGCATGGGTGTATGCCGGTAGTGGCCACCAACTTATTCCTCCGACCGAAGATCGCGAAGTACTAACTGTGTATTTGCAGAGTTTGAATACTCGTTTAGTGCCTAGACAGGGGAAGGATATTGCGACTGTGTTAAGCCAACTAAAACAGCAGCAAAATACCCAGTCAGTTCCAGCGAGTATCGTGGTCATTAGCGACAGCATCGATAACGAAGCGCGGCAGGCTATATTAGCCTACGAAAAGGATAGCCATGACCAATTACTGCTGTGGAAATTTGGCTTTGCCTCATCGATGTCGAGTCCTCGTGGCATAGAGTTACTGCAGATGACGGCAGATGATACTGATATTGAAGCGATAATTAGCTGGGTTAATCAATTTAGCTTCTTTGACCCAGAAGATACCAATATTGTTTGGGCTGAGGCTGGCTATTGGTTAGTTTTTCCGACGTTATTGCTGAGCTTGCTTTGGTTTCGAAGGGGCTGGAGCATTCACTGGGTTGGCGTTATTCTTCTGCTGCCCTTGCTCAGTATGGCACCAACCAGTGAAGCTAACGCACAAGGGGCTGCTAAGGTCGCTGTAGGGGAGATCAACAACTGCGATAATCTATTTATGCGGTTATTGATGACGCCAGATCAGCAAGGGCAATGGTTCTATCAACGACAGGATTTCTCTTGTGCTGCGAATAGCTTCGTTGACCCACAATGGAAAGTAGAAGCCTTAATGCGTAGTAACCAATGGGAATGGGCTCTGACCATGCTTAATACTCAGCCGGACTCACTAACACGACGGTTTAATATCGGCATGAGTTATTTACATCTAGCGCGATTTCGCTCCGCGCAGCGTTGGTTCCAGCAGGTTTTATTGTTAGAACCTGAGCACCCACAAGCCACTTATAACCTAACAGTGCTGGATGATATTTTTGAGCTGATGGAGCAACGTGCACAGGGACAGGGCACTGCTGGCGAAGATATGACGGCTGATGTGATTGATTCCTTGCAAGAGGATATGCAGATTGATGAGCCTGCAGAAAAGATTGAATTAGTTAATAGCGCGGATCTTATTGCCGAGGAACATCTAACCAAAATTTGGCTAGAGCAAGTTAAGCGTGATCCTGCTGTTTTTTTACGTAATAAATTCACCCTGCAATTACAGAAAGATGAAACTGACAGTTCGCGCACGCCGCAGAAAACGGATGCTCAAGCGTTAACTGGAGGCCTGTGA